The Phyllopteryx taeniolatus isolate TA_2022b chromosome 9, UOR_Ptae_1.2, whole genome shotgun sequence genome contains a region encoding:
- the LOC133483218 gene encoding death-inducer obliterator 1-like isoform X4, whose product MPVEAATDTAESRYPVRRSGRQSKRTDKLEEFLSTTKRVLRKSAPPTLESGDPPSQTPTDAETASEASFDGNADTKTVEDKHESSDRRTRSSTREQTRKASQLGRWTRQSDSATVKDEGSSENEDSRDGTELQGKDAEKTGKEPVVAKIDDENTNKEQTQPELDLERKDEETKQDIKGETQENAENEETTEKPELLVKRGPIRTYINKKKAANVNTTGVKASNPVLAIGKTNKPQAEEDSDDDDSSSSSDSDGGYDPNALYCICRQKHNKRFMICCDRCEEWFHGDCVGITEARGRLMERNAEDYICPNCTAKKSQVIRPATPMLSLSTDMVKTNAGAAPPLIAGATVADSGLTASLVVAAQPPSTSAGSDEKGVEDIGIKGRIEKATNPTGKKKIKIFQPQTIQQQTPLNADQKGAPVPEKTAGPTPELKAPPEMEQEKVASNVEVKTTTEAEETGKSLEPEDVSLPKCIGPGCESNAQPDSVYCGNDCILRHAAAAMKSFTEVKEPKSKAQKSTSASKRGAASRTRAHKDRREDSDSDEDDNYVPDEDDEDAHAVEEPPAPATASWCSDHNYIAVPPEKTTSISATVLNKKSPPKEEKQTKKQVSSRGKPCDSKTPTKVKKTMTTRGSKVSPKGKKPSPQSSSSKGPKRSATPPSKSAVRSKKLRTTPPPPPSPYPPGPIHVTGALRVTKTNFTIPKKQPQQKDSPSRHPSSRVPSSPVSSAPPSHSLSPRPHHSAVSAASASPIPQPPNHQMRQNIRRSLTDILYKRVSDSDDLKMTESEVGRLAVAIEKEMFNLCLSTDSKYKNKYRLLMLNLKDPKNKGLFYRVIGGEVSPFRLVRLSAEEMISKEVSEWKKPDPHQAQSSGGRSHSGHSKPGNRYDSHSMDVEDAPPPSDTDVCISATASSSRMASAVDQDESSLTPSAAPQPSATEGSSSVHDIFSSMLKDTTSEHRTHLFDLNCKICTGQKTEDELASKKNKPTKKPDPTRQDLHSASAVSQPQVATVYQHHQHIPPPYQSGIEPAVLESQPQLYQEDPNNLAPPLQTPPTIAPTVSSVSITRRDPRMARHGSGVTVTYTAPEKPTNNMADPLPAPVIVPLDVGGKAPLPMPPAPPASLVLSKPSKTSTFEPPPEGETAIFLHGQEKIWKGFINMQSVAKFVTKAYLVSGSFEYLKEDLPDTIHVGGRISPSTVWDYVGKLKTSLSKELCLIRFQPATEEEEVAYVSLFCYFSSRKRFGVVAISNRRIKDLYLIPLSSKDPLPSKLLPFDGPGLEPARPNLLLGLLICQKDRKRAGIPLEMDEKRSKMQIKDLDDPGHPKPPLSVKVERSTRQSLEIPFSTTPPGSPPASSSETPSVAMATPSVFTLLSSVKAPAASSVTGMESPSSSSSMPATAAPATPLQTILNTLFGKKKHDSDASNSPSDQAAESSTPRSTMLDPIVQQFAQISKEKTVEEDEDDRPYDPEEEYDPSMGYSIPNHPIEVVNKPEVVPSEGDDIAYDPEDDSIFDEVKTTVSDETGKASSEDITDSEKIPNTLEQKGNSTFQKQDDEYMPSTESTGASQTPPTLLGSSQLLQLGKKVEELVKSSSAVPTINQRRDPRQSRESHQTACSTTKTTDEPLDKEELSSDGSSPQPQSIQEPQLPSVAHLPDTSQSPETALPMEEEKYETLPFMETVKAEVSIPLLGETMEPDLEYDYIHEKEVKMREEQTKTVQAKIETDKYSIWPNAASILKTSEDSEYDDNSQDTAICSSYNEPPNSSITSTIPVLTQSLAISDTHSHHPRHHRSTADFDNEYRPPTDIPPPSNFLPPQPIHGQNPMMRPPPMSIPPPIQGLSSIAAPQSMQGPPPAICGPSSVIGPPIQADSTRPYGLHPAPFPPYQNQWTRTQLPPPQQPLSRPPPQNLIPPRVPPPPSYPPIGQRGPPPQIFDPLVPPQHRGQQGPPPGFPNPPTFDGPNQLPPPRFTGPPPPFNFPGNRGPPPPFTGPPPGHFDNRLPPLSHFSAPRGPLPSPYGDHKNLTPIQIQPQMVDQSRGPREQYSKDIHSFTQVDQHQNHPQNVFKDSHAAAHRGLPPSQYDESRGPPSGVDISGQHINPHNTFGVPRLHSPPHRGALNEHIALPLQENRAVRDQSQPFGGSERYRFDRFSDEARPVRHSGPLLPTPTEAPTGPQSRMGGHSPDIRREDYWRRHSPEVLRRISTNREGSEPRSTEPFSHFEVGLREQSSSSSQLLEERLKELSGECRRDRDRDILPSARSLWERSQGKRWSREREWDRSRERDIDGESSRERERSKGKESEKHKEAEVERHRDQDTDKRRERDRERDKDRARDRESDRRDYDRERGRNRDKEQERDHERDKRRDKSRSKDRDRGKDRGRDRDKERDSDRDKERDRDRDKERDRDKERERDRDKDGDRERDRERDRDKDREKDRDKDKDRDRDRGRDKDRNGEKDRDRDKDPDREREKDRDREKDRDREREKDRGREKDRPRDRDREKDRDREKDRDREKDRDREKDRDREKDRGREKDRDKDRDRDKDRERDRGKDRQETSRTRERREEKNSKHEKSKEKEKTAGSDKNSS is encoded by the exons ATGCCAGTGGAGGCAGCAACTGACACTGCCGAGAGCCGCTATCCTGTACGCCGTAGTGGCAGACAGTCAAAGCGTACTGACAAATTGGAGGAATTCCTCTCCACTACTAAAAGAGTGCTAAGAAAGAGCGCTCCCCCAACCCTAGAAAGTGGTGATCCTCCTTCGCAAACCCCAACTGATGCAGAAACGGCCTCTGAGGCCAGCTTTGATGGTAACGCAGACACAAAGACGGTGGAGGACAAGCATGAGTCGTCTGACAGGAGAACTAGAAGTAGCACGAGGGAGCAGACTCGAAAGGCATCTCAACTTGGCAGGTGGACACGGCAAAGCGACAGCGCCACAGTCAAAGATGAAGGGAGCTCTGAGAATGAGGACAGCAGAGATGGCACCGAGCTGCAGGGAAAAGATGCTGAGAAAACAGGCAAGGAGCCTGTTGTTGCTAAAATAGATGATGAAAACACCAATAAGGAACAGACACAGCCTGAGTTGGATCTGGAGAGAAAAGATGAGGAAACGAAGCAAGATATCAAAGGGGAAACCCAGGAGAACGCAGAAAATGAGGAGACCACAGAAAAACCTGAATTGTTGGTAAAGCGTGGCCCAATAAGAAcatacattaataaaaaaaaggccGCAAATGTGAACACTACAGGTGTCAAGGCATCGAATCCTGTGCTAGCTATTGGCAAGACAAACAAGCCTCAGGCAGAGGAggacagtgatgatgatgattcttcCTCGTCATCTGATTCTGATGGAGGATATGACCCCAATGCACTTTATTGCATCTGTCGGCAGAAACACAACAAGAG GTTCATGATCTGCTGTGACCGCTGTGAGGAGTGGTTCCATGGAGACTGTGTGGGCATCACCGAGGCTCGGGGGCGTCTGATGGAGAGAAATGCCGAGGATTACATCTGCCCCAACTGCACAGCTAAAAAAAGCCAGGTGATCAGGCCTGCCACCCCCATGCTGTCTCTGAGCACAGACATGGTGAAGACCAATGCCGGCGCTGCACCTCCACTTATTGCTGGTGCCACTGTTGCTGACTCTGGTCTCACGGCAAGTTTAGTGGTAGCAGCACAACCACCCTCAACATCTGCCGGTTCAGACGAGAAAGGAGTGGAGGACATTGGGATCAAAGGCAGAATCGAGAAAGCCACAAATCCTACgggaaaaaagaagataaaaatCTTTCAGCCG CAGACAATACAGCAGCAAACACCACTCAACGCTGACCAGAAGGGGGCGCCAGTGCCAGAAAAGACTGCGGGCCCCACACCAGAGCTGAAAGCACCACCAGAGATGGAGCAGGAGAAAGTGGCTTCAAATGTGGAGGTGAAAACGACGACTGAGGCGGAAGAGACTGGAAAGTCACTGGAACCGGAGGATGTTTCACTTCCTAAATGCATCGGTCCTGGCTGCGAGAGCAATGCCCAGCCAGACTCTGTGTACTGTGGAAATGACTGTATCCTGAGACATGCTGCTGCTGCCATGAAGTCATTCACTGAAGTCAAAGAGCCTAAGAGCAAAGCTCAGAAATCCACCTCTGCATCAAAG AGGGGAGCTGCCAGCCGGACGAGGGCCCACAAGGACCGCAGGGAGGATTCAGACAGCGATGAAGATGACAACTACGTTccagatgaggatgatgaagatgcaCATGCTGTGGAAGAGCCACCCGCGCCTGCCACTGCGTCCTGGTGCAGCGACCATAATTACATTGCAGTACCACCAGAAAAGACTACATCCATATCAGCAACAGTGTTAAACAAAAAGT CTCCGCCCAAAGAAGAGAAGCAGACAAAGAAGCAAGTCTCATCTCGTGGAAAACCTTGTGATTCCAAGACCCCTACCAAAGTGAAGAAGACCATGACCACTCGAGGGTCCAAGGTGTCTCCAAAGGGCAAGAAGCCATCCCCTCAGTCCAGCAGCTCCAAGGGACCCAAGAGGTCTGCGACTCCTCCCAGTAAATCTGCAGTAAGGTCCAAGAAACTACGGACaacacccccccctcccccgtctCCGTACCCTCCAGGCCCAATCCATGTCACAGGGGCACTAAGAGTCACAAAGACAAACTTTACCATTCCAAAGAAGCAGCCTCAACAAAAAGACTCTCCGTCCCGTCATCCATCCTCAAGAGTCCCATCATCACCAGTGTCTTCAGCTCCCCCCAGTCACTCTTTATCCCCAAGGCCTCACCATTCTGCGGTCTCGGCAGCCTCTGCATCCCCTATACCACAGCCCCCCAACCACCAGATGAGACAGAACATCCGTCGTTCTCTGACAGACATCCTTTACAAGAG GGTGAGTGACAGCGATGATCTGAAAATGACAGAGAGTGAGGTCGGGCGGCTTGCTGTTGCCATTGAAAAAGAGATGTTTAACCTCTGCCTCAGCACTGATAGCAAGTACAAAAACAAGTATCGGTTGCTCATGTTAAACCTCAAGGACCCAAAAAACAAG GGCCTGTTCTACAGGGTAATTGGAGGTGAGGTATCCCCTTTCCGACTTGTAAGGCTGAGTGCTGAAGAAATGATTTCCAAGGAGGTATCTGAGTGGAAGAAGCCTGATCCGCATCAG GCCCAGTCCTCAGGTGGAAGGTCCCATTCAGGTCATTCCAAACCCGGCAATAGGTACGACTCTCATAGCATGGACGTGGAGGATGCACCACCCCCATCAGATACAGACGTATGTATCTCTGCCACAGCTTCATCTTCTCGCATGGCTTCTGCTGTA GACCAAGATGAGTCTAGCCTCACTCCTTCAGCTGCACCACAGCCGTCTGCTACTGAGGGAAGCAGTAGTGTGCATGATATTTTCAGTAGCATGCTCAAAGACACAACATCAGAGCACAGAACTCATCTGTTTGACCTCAACTGTAAAATATGCACAG GTCAGAAGACTGAAGATGAGCTTgcatccaaaaaaaacaaacccacaaAGAAACCCGACCCAACCAGACAAGACTTACACTCAGCGAGTGCTGTCAGCCAACCGCAAGTGGCCACGGTCTACCAGCACCACCAGCACATCCCTCCACCCTACCAATCAGGCATAGAACCGGCTGTCCTAGAGTCACAGCCACAACTTTACCAAGAGGACCCTAACAATCTGGCCCCACCTTTGCAGACCCCCCCGACCATCGCCCCCACTGTTTCCTCTGTTAGCATCACACGCCGAGACCCGCGCATGGCCAGACATGGCTCCGGTGTTACTGTCACTTACACTGCCCCAGAAAAACCTACAAACAACATGGCAGACCCACTCCCAGCTCCTGTCATTGTTCCTTTGGATGTTGGAGGAAAGGCACCCCTTCCTATGCCTCCTGCTCCTCCAGCCTCATTGGTTTTGTCCAAACCATCTAAAACAAG TACCTTTGAGCCTCCTCCTGAGGGGGAGACTGCAATCTTCCTCCATGGTCAAGAGAAGATTTGGAAAGGGTTCATCAACATGCAATCTGTGGCCAAGTTTGTAACTAAAGCTTACCTGGTTTCAGGCTCTTTTGAGTACCTAAAAGAG GATTTGCCAGACACCATTCATGTTGGAGGGCGTATCTCTCCAAGCACCGTGTGGGACTATGTTGGAAAGTTGAAAACCTCATTGTCCAAG GAGCTTTGTCTGATCCGATTCCAGCCTGCTacagaggaagaggaagtagCTTACGTGTCTCTCTTCTGTTACTTCAGCAGCAGGAAAAGATTTGGTGTCGTAGCCATCAGCAATAGGCGGATCAAAGACCTTTATCTAATCCCTTTGAGCTCAAAGGACCCATTACCTTCCAAACTCTTACCATTTGATGGCCCAG GACTTGAGCCAGCCCGGCCCAACCTTCTACTAGGGCTCCTCATCTGTCAAAAGGACAGAAAGCGTGCTGGTATTCCATTGGAAATGGATGAGAAACGGTCTAAGATGCAAATTAAAGACCTTGATGACCCGGGTCATCCAAAGCCGCCTCTCTCTGTCAAAGTAGAGCGAAGCACACGTCAAAGTTTGGAAATTCCCTTCAGTACGACTCCTCCAGGGTCGCCTCCTGCCAGCTCCTCTGAAACACCAAGTGTTGCTATGGCCACTCCATCTGTCTTTACTCTTTTGTCATCTGTTAAAGCACCTGCCGCATCTTCTGTCACAGGTATGGAATCCCCATCCTCATCCAGTTCTATGCCTGCCACTGCAGCCCCTGCCACTCCTCTTCAGACTATCCTCAACACTCTTTTTGGGAAGAAAAAGCATGACTCGGACGCTTCCAACTCTCCATCTGATCAGGCTGCGGAATCTTCTACCCCACGATCGACAATGCTAGATCCAATTGTGCAGCAGTTTGCAcagatttcaaaagaaaaaacggtagaggaggatgaagatgacCGACCATATGACCCAGAGGAAGAGTATGACCCAAGTATGGGTTACAGTATTCCTAATCACCCGATTGAGGTAGTAAACAAACCTGAAGTGGTACCAAGTGAAGGTGATGATATTGCATATGATCCTGAAGATGACTCAATATTTGATGAAGTCAAAACTACTGTATCAGATGAAACTGGAAAAGCTTCATCGGAAGATATAACAGATTCTGAAAAGATCCCGAATACCCTTGAACAGAAAGGAAATTCGACATTCCAGAAACAGGATGACGAGTATATGCCATCCACTGAGTCGACTGGGGCTTCACAGACTCCTCCAACGCTTTTGGGCAGCAGTCAGTTACTGCAGCTAGGCAAAAAAGTGGAAGAGCTTGTGAAATCTTCATCAGCTGTACCCACTATCAACCAGAGGAGAGATCCTCGACAGAGCCGGGAATCTCACCAGACGGCATGtagcacaacaaaaacaacagatgaACCGCTCGATAAAGAGGAGTTGTCATCAGATGGCTCTTCTCCTCAACCACAGTCAATTCAAGAGCCACAGTTGCCTTCTGTTGCTCACCTTCCAGACACCTCACAAAGCCCAGAGACTGCATTACCCATGGAGGAAGAGAAATATGAGACACTGCCCTTCATGGAGACTGTAAAGGCAGAAGTGTCAATTCCTTTATTAGGAGAGACTATGGAACCTGATCTGGAGTATGACTACATTCATGAAAAAGAAGTGAAAATGAGAGAAGAGCAAACCAAGACGGTCCAGGCTAAAATAGAGACAgacaagtacagtatttggccAAATGCTGCAAGTATTTTAAAAACCAGTGAGGATTCAGAATATGATGACAATAGCCAAGACACAGCAATTTGTAGCTCCTACAATGAGCCACCAAACTCCTCAATTACTTCCACAATCCCAGTCCTCACTCAAAGTTTAGCTATCAGTGACACTCATTCCCATCATCCGCGACATCACAGGTCAACAGCAGACTTTGACAATGAGTATAGACCGCCAACTGACATCCCCCCACCATCCAATTTTCTACCACCTCAACCGATACACGGACAGAATCCCATGATGAGGCCTCCACCAATGTCAATACCACCACCCATACAAGGTCTTTCTTCAATCGCTGCACCGCAGTCTATGCAAGGACCACCACCAGCTATCTGTGGTCCTTCCTCGGTAATTGGTCCTCCAATTCAAGCTGACAGCACCCGTCCGTATGGCCTGCATCCAGCTCCATTCCCTCCCTATCAAAACCAGTGGACACGTACCCAACTACCACCACCACAACAGCCACTATCAAGACCACCTCCCCAGAACCTTATTCCACCCAGagtaccaccaccaccatcttaTCCACCAATTGGCCAGAGAGGTCCTCCACCTCAAATTTTTGATCCTCTAGTCCCCCCGCAGCATCGCGGACAACAAGGCCCTCCTCCAGGCTTTCCAAACCCACCTACTTTTGATGGCCCAAATCAGCTGCCTCCTCCACGATTTACCGGGCCGCCTCCACCATTTAATTTCCCAGGAAACAGAGGTCCTCCTCCACCTTTTACAGGGCCTCCACCAGGACATTTTGATAACAGGCTTCCTCCTTTGTCTCACTTCTCAGCGCCAAGGGGTCCTCTACCATCGCCGTATGGTgaccataaaaatctaactccaATCCAAATCCAACCCCAAATGGTAGACCAAAGCCGTGGCCCTCGGGAGCAGTATAGTAAAGATATTCACTCATTCACACAGGTGGACCAACACCAAAATCATCCTCAGAATGTTTTCAAAGACAGCCATGCTGCAGCTCACCGGGGTCTTCCACCTAGCCAGTACGACGAGTCAAGAGGCCCACCTTCTGGTGTGGACATTAGCGGACAACACATCAATCCACATAATACGTTTGGGGTTCCCAGGCTACACTCACCACCACATCGAGGAGCTTTGAATGAGCACATAGCTCTTCCTCTTCAGGAGAACAGAGCGGTCAGAGATCAGTCTCAGCCTTTTGGTGGGTCTGAACGTTACCGCTTTGATAGGTTTTCAGATGAGGCAAGACCTGTTCGTCACAGTGGCCCACTGCTACCAACCCCCACAGAGGCTCCTACTGGTCCTCAAAGTCGCATGGGAGGTCACAGTCCAGATATACGGCGAGAGGACTACTGGCGCCGACATTCTCCTGAAGTCCTGAGGAGAATCAGCACCAACCGAGAGGGCtcagaaccgcgaagcacagAACCCTTCAGTCACTTTGAAGTAGGACTCAGAGAACAGAGTTCTAGTTCTTCCCAATTATTAGAAGAACGACTCAAGGAACTCTCTGGTGAATGCAGAAGAGACAGAGACCGGGACATCCTTCCCTCTGCGAGATCTCTGTGGGAGAGGAGTCAGGGCAAGCGGTGGAGTAGAGAACGAGAATGGGACAGAAGTAGAGAGAGGGACATCGATGGTGAATCTAGCCGAGAACGTGAGCGCAGCAAAGGGAAGGAGAGCGAGAAACACAAGGAGGCAGAGGTCGAGCGACACAGGGATCAAGACACAGATAAGAGAAGAGAGCGTGACAGAGAAAGGGATAAGGACAGAGCCAGGGACAGGGAGTCTGATAGAAGGGATTACGATCGTGAAAGGGGAAGAAACCGTGACAAAGAGCAAGAACGGGACCATGAGCGAGACAAAAGACGTGACAAGTCCCGAAGCAAAGACCGGGATCGGGGGAAAGATAGAGGTAGAGACAGAGACAAAGAAAGGGACAGTGACAGAGACAAAGAAAGGGACAGGGACAGAGACAAAGAAAGGGACAGAGACAAAGAAAGGGAGCGGGACAGAGACAAAGACGGGGATCGAGAGCGAGACCGGGAGAGGGATAGAGACAAGGATAGAGAAAAAGATCGTGACAAAGATAAAGACCGAGACCGGGATAGAGGCAGAGACAAAGATAGAAATGGAGAAAAAGATAGAGACCGAGATAAAGATCCAgatagagaaagagagaaagatagagacagagagaaagacCGTGaccgagagagagaaaaagatagAGGCCGGGAGAAAGACAGACCCCGTGACAGAGACCGGGAGAAAGACAGAGACCGGGAGAAAGACAGAGACCGGGAGAAAGACAGAGACCGGGAGAAAGACAGAGACCGGGAGAAAGACAGAGGCCGGGAGAAAGACAGAGACAAAGACAGAGACAGAGATAAAGACCGTGAAAGAGACCGTGGCAAAGACCGCCAGGAAACAAGCAGAACTAGAGAAAGGAGAGAAGAGAAAAATAGCAAACACGAAAAATCTAAGGAGAAAGAAAAGACTGCGGGAAGTGATAAAAACTCATCCTAG